The proteins below are encoded in one region of Saccopteryx leptura isolate mSacLep1 chromosome 1, mSacLep1_pri_phased_curated, whole genome shotgun sequence:
- the ETFRF1 gene encoding electron transfer flavoprotein regulatory factor 1 produces the protein MKMANNLRGEVLNLYKNLLYLGRDYPKGADYFKRRLKNAFLKNKDVKDPEKIKELIKRGEYVIKELEALYFLRKYRAMKQRYYSDNKETN, from the exons ATGAAAATGGCCAATAATCTAAGAGGAGAAGTActgaatctttataaaaat ctgcTGTACCTTGGACGAGACTATCCAAAAGGAGCAGACTATTTTAAAAGACGTCTGAAGAATGCTTTCCTTaaaaacaaagatgtaaaagaccCAGAGAAGATCAAAGAACTTATTAAACGGGGAGAATATGTAATAAAAGAGCTAGAAGCCTTATATTTCCTTAGGAAATACAGAGCTATGAAACAACGCTATTATTCAGATAACAAGGAAACTAACTGA